The window TCCCTACATACTCAGGAGAGAGGAGATCAAACATGGATGCTTCAAGAAAGATGGCAGGGACATTGACAAACACTATCTTCCCATTACCAACCCTTATGGGATTGAGTTCAGTTATTGTATCTATAGCCATAGTGGTAGCCTTGAGTGGATCCAATCCTTCAGGGTAGTTACCTGTTAATGAATCCTGTATGAAAACTTCGTAAAAGGCTATTTTCCCACTCCTGTCGTATATAGCCTGTTTACATAGCACATTCATGAGATTTATTATAACCTTCAAAAGAGTTTCTCAAGAAGTCTGTCCAACCTGCTCCCTTCCCTTTTATATAAGTAATTTATTACATACTTACCTAATAAGTCCACCTCCACGTTGACGTAATCTCCATCCTTCCTGTACTTTAGGTTTGTATTTTCATAAGTATGAGGGATAATGTTTATATGTAGTAGATTCTCTTCCAAGCTGTTTATAGTCAAGCTAATACCATCTATACCTACGGAGCCTTTCTCAACAAAATACACAAGCCAAGCATCCGGTACGTAGATTTTAAGTTCGTAATGTTCTCCAAGGCTTTTTAAGGATACTACTCTTGAGGTAAAGTCTATATGCCCAGCGAGTATATGACCTCCAAGCCTATCACCTACTTTGACCGCCCTCTCTAAGTTCACGGGATCACCAGCAGAAAGCATACCTAAGTTGCTTCTCTTCAAGGTTTCAGGTGATAGGTCAAAGGATATCTCTTTATCTTCAAGCTTTGTAACTGTAAGACAAACACCGTTTACGGATACGCTGTCTCCCACCTTTATATCATCAAGAAGAGTTTCTATGATCAGCACGCCTCCTTTTGGTAAGAGCTTCAAACTCTTTACTTTCCCAACATCTTCTACAAGTCCGGTAAACATCACAAGCACACCTCGTCAGCCCTAAAAACTGGACCTTCGTAACACACCCTCACGTAATGTCCTTCTCTGCTCTTTACTACACATCCAAGACACACTCCCCAACCGCATGCCATTCGGGATTCTAAGGAAATATATAATCTTTGCGATCCTGTAAGATCCTTCAGAGCTTTAAGCATGCCCCTTGGACCGCACGCCGAGATGGTCCATGAGCTGTCAAACTCCTTGAGAGCATCTACAACAAGACCACGCCTTCCCAAGCTACCATCTTCCGTATAAAGTATGTGTTCAAAGCCCTCCTCTTCAAGCCAACCCTTCATGCTTAAATGTTCCTTTCCCTTCCCACCGTATACAAAAAGTACCCTTTTGCCCCTTTTTCTAAGATCCTTTCCCAAAAGAGTAAGACCAGCAAGTCCTATACCACCACCTATGAGGAGGTGCTTTTCTCCTTCAAGACTGAATATACCCTTTCCTAAAGGACCAAAAAGTTCCACATGATCACCTCCGTGGAGATCGCTCAAAAGCCTTGTTCCTTTCCCAACCACATCGTAAAAGATAAAAAGGCTGTCGTCTTTCACATCACCTACCGC of the Hydrogenobacter sp. genome contains:
- a CDS encoding riboflavin synthase encodes the protein MFTGLVEDVGKVKSLKLLPKGGVLIIETLLDDIKVGDSVSVNGVCLTVTKLEDKEISFDLSPETLKRSNLGMLSAGDPVNLERAVKVGDRLGGHILAGHIDFTSRVVSLKSLGEHYELKIYVPDAWLVYFVEKGSVGIDGISLTINSLEENLLHINIIPHTYENTNLKYRKDGDYVNVEVDLLGKYVINYLYKREGSRLDRLLEKLF
- a CDS encoding dihydroorotate dehydrogenase electron transfer subunit — protein: MIDIKAKVVRNVALSSRTYMMELLAPQMIPLIRAGHFVMVKVSKTNDPSGRRAFAVGDVKDDSLFIFYDVVGKGTRLLSDLHGGDHVELFGPLGKGIFSLEGEKHLLIGGGIGLAGLTLLGKDLRKRGKRVLFVYGGKGKEHLSMKGWLEEEGFEHILYTEDGSLGRRGLVVDALKEFDSSWTISACGPRGMLKALKDLTGSQRLYISLESRMACGWGVCLGCVVKSREGHYVRVCYEGPVFRADEVCL